The nucleotide sequence AATGACCCAATTCCTCTAGAAGAAAGGAGAGAGAGaactatatataattaaaaaagatgACATATTTTAAGTGGTTAACTTATCTACGTACTATCAGGTCATTCAACTGATATCAATATGTAAGTCATTTTAAAATGTGAGATCTGTAATCTTGAATGTAAGACAGGTTACTGACTGTACCAGATAAAGGTGAGCTGACCTAAAGAGGTACTTCATCgattccttttttgttttttgagtaATTACAAcatgaaaatctaaataataaagaactccattttttttttttatcaaaaaactccgaattaaataattcttgtctCCATAGAAAAGTAAAAGTGACTTACCATATTTAAATCTCCATTCGATAATAGTACCAACACTTCCTAATTCACCTTCATGAACCCCAAAGTGATTTATCTTATCACTTATATTAGGAATATGGTGAGGTTTGGTGTTGAAGTGATCATGAAATAGTTCTCCACCACATTTGACCTCCAAATGAGCAACTAATTTACCCCTCAAACCCATCCTCCTCTTAGCAAATAGCAATAGCAAGGAAGCGGTTACTATTACTATTTGTATATGAATGGAAAAATTGTACTTATTGAAACCATAGTTCATTGCCCTTATATAGCTGTAAtgctattaattatttaaaatatattatcttctttaattatatgtatttgtctaaataagTCGTAAAACTTTTCAGGCCTATTTCGATTGAGGTTAGTATgtataattaaagaaaatgataTACTTTTGTAGTAAATTTATCTATGTAATAGACGTCTGAGAACACGCACTCAAGAATTTGAACCAAAAATGCCTAATAGAATGAAAAATTTTACAATGGGAGAGTCACAACCAACAAAAGTTGTGTGACTCTCCATTAATATTTTGACACATAAGTTGTGGGCCcctatctttttaattttataataaaagcaatgaataagagagagaaaatatatttatataattcataTGGGTCTTAATTAGTAAAACAAATTATGTtaagtaaatattaaaaataaaaaagaatagaatTATATGGCTCTTGTATGAAAAACATGAACggtaaaaacatatttttttctttatgatttcataaaAATCCATGTAAACTTTTGATcattatttgagataaaaattacaccaaatttatgtatatatcctttttttattaatagatatttcattcgattaaatttatgatttatttttaaaatttttaaaaagacatatttttgtatttagtaCAATAACATTTCTCATGAAATATCACAAATGAAATTTGAGAAaagtagagtgtatgcagacttTATCAGAGGGAGtgcttcatcttttttattttattaataatttaattatagaataatatataatttttactcccaattaataatttataacaaCATAAATTTTCGTGTTATAAAATACTATATTTTAtatcaattcaaaattatttattttttaaatatataccGAGTCAAAatttcacataaattaaaatatataaaatatgtgtAAAATTGACACATAGACAATATGCcttgtttattcaattttataattaaaacgCAATGAAACTCAATCTATCAATATTTATAAGGATCTTCTtagttataaaatattaaaatgtgagtatctttttttttttcagaataattttttttatttctgtttAAAATTCAatgtttgactttaaaaacaGTTTTGAGTTTGTTTTCCAATAGGATTTACACTTTTATGCATAAGttaaatacttatttttctattaatctaaaacattgaaaaattattttatatatttatgtgaaAGTTTTGACTCGGtacatatttaagaaaataaaaaatttggatTGAACTAAAATATAGTATTTTATAACCCAAAAATTTGTGTTGCTATAAATTATTAATTGGgagtaaaaattatatattattttataattaaattattaataaaataaaaaagataccCCCTCTGATAAAGGTTGCATGTACTCTACCTTTCTTAAATCTCATTTGTGATATTTCATGGGAAATGTTATtgttctaaataaaaaaatatgtcttttttttaattttaaataaaaatcataaatttaaatgaatgaaatatctattaataaaaataggatcaatacataaaatttgatgtaatttttatctcaaataattaTCAAAGTTTACGTAGATTTTTATGAAatcataagaattttttttttaccgtACACGTTTTTGCATACAAGAGTCATATAATtctcctttttctccttttttatatttatttaacacAATTTATTTTCCCAATTAAGACCCATATGACttacataaatatattttctctctctcttattcACTGGTttcattacaaaattaaaaagatagGGGCCCACAACTTATGTGTCAAAAAATTAGTGGAGGATCACTATTGTTTGTGACTCTCCTATTGTAAAATTTTCCTAATAGAacatattttcatgttttcaatTTAAATAGGTCAAATCCATCGACAGCCTCCTAAAtttggcacgatctttcactttggtacCTCAACTGGACGTTGTTCATTTTTGACACTTCAAGTAGCTATTAACTGtgttattttgacactttttttacaATCAGGTAAAATTATAAAGAGTGTGTAATACACACGCTGCTGACGTGGCATGCGACCGATTAAAAAAAAGATGTGGCattttttgtataaaataataattttaaataaattacaattaaaaaaaaatctatttttaactaattaacttaattttttttaataaatcaataaataaatgccccccccccccaatcATCTTCTTCACCTAGCCTCCCCCCTCCCATCCAAATCATCCCAgcacccccacccacccaccaaTTATCTTCTTCACCCTAGCCTTCCCCCCGTCCAAATCATCCCAGCCCCCCAACAATCATCTTCTTCACCCCAGCCTCCCCCCCTCCCCTCCCCCGTCCAAATCATCCCAGCTCCCCTCTGAATCACCTTCTCCAAACATCCCAACCACCCTCTCACCCACTCGAATCATCATCTCCAAacaccccaccccccacccccccccatCTTCTTCAAAATACTACAGCAACCCCACTCCCACCTCCAaatctttttcttcaaaatacacatcaatggaggttgaatttaacaaatttattctcaccaacttaatttaatttaaacCAATTTTTAACTTATCAAAGACGATTACTctcaaattaatgaaaaacttcTAATATTAATGGCGATAATCAATGGCGACAGAAAACTTCTAACATCAATTTTCGAAACTTTATATTAACAaatcttttgctcttcttcttAATGAAATTTTAGAttcaatgataataaaaatagagaGATTGTGTGTATCGGCTTTGTGAAAGTGTTCTATGTTATATTGATATCATTGGGGATGATGACAGTTGTGATTCATTTATTTCACTGGaaattttctaacaaaaaaaaaaagaagttgataaatgggcaaaattgatttttagaaacaaaagaaaggatataaaaaaatgaaagcaattaaatattattattatggccaAGTTGGACGCCATATCAGACAAAAAACAGTAATTACGCGcctaaaatgggtgaaaaatacgCGAGTTGCCACCTATGCAAAAAGTGTCAAATAACACATCCGTACACTAGTTaaggtgccaaaagtgaacaacggCCAGTTggggtgccaaagtgaaagaccGTATCAAGTTGAGAGGGCCGTCAGTGGATTTGGCCATTGAAATATATCATAATATGAGTATTTAAAGGAATTTACTAACAAAGTTAAGAATTTCGTCGATTGATTCCAGctagttttagtattatttaaCAGCTGACCTATTAAATTTAGGATTATGGTTATCATACAGAATAGGTTCCACATTTAAgcaataataattgaaaaatagaGAGCATGAGAAATGAAGAGGaatttcatccattaatttatatttatttaatttaggagttatcttctattttcttatacttataaataaaatgcactaaaaattattgcaatagatgtttgACGATGAATTTGATTGtaacatgaaaaagaaagagcttttaattttgaacttgaaaaatggTATTTGGGGGTTGAATTTATGTGgatatgcattttatttgtaaaaattgaagttttgtgagtgacaaaagtttttttttttttttaacttgaaaaattggttaatgttttaaacttgaaaaagaaaatcatttttaagaAACTCCATGTTGTTAGTATATGTATAGCCAAAAAATGAGTGTGTTGGGTTTGGAGGGgggagggggtggggtgggagaaattgtaattttttcatCCGATTTTCGATATTTATATGTGAATTTTTCAATTAATCCAATTCTAGCCACACAAGAAAGATTAAAGTGAAAAATGCTCCttaacaagttttttttttttaaaacaatctAAACTCGAGAAATTTAAAACTTCTAATTAAGAAAGAATTCAGTccaatatttataataaatttataatttatttgaaaaaaaaaaagcacaataAAACCAAAACAATTAGGCCCCATGTTAAAATTGATTTTAGGCCACCGATTATTGAGAGGCTCCCAGGCTATCGTTCTGCCAGCTAATGTTAGGATTTTGATTGATAACACCAAAATGAACATGTGTTTTCAGGGTCGTTTGGCAgagtagagtgtattgaaatgttaatgcatgtattagtttaatgtgtattagtagtaccttatttgatatatattttttatcctatgtataattaatgcaagtattagttatatactttattgtgtattgaggtatgtattaataatacctcaaaatccatgacattagtaatgcaatggatttAATgtatgcattaacatgcttaaagacgcctattatccctcaaaaaattttccgcatcctttccaacatatatattgagggtattatgtaaaaattttttttttttttttagaaattatgtaattcatgttttttttattacatcgaaccaaacactgcataagaaaaatacaagcataactaatgttagcataactaacacaagcattactaatataaGCAtcactaatacaccatattttgcattattcttatatattctaCCAAACCACCCCTTAAAAGTATTggtcatgtattatttttttctaacatctttcaactactcttatctcttttttctaactttttttggttatgatatgtattacttcctccgttttttaaaatatgattcttttttgtagcaattttttaattttaattttttatatagtatatttAAAAGCAcaaaattaaaggatattttaatatatttgatatatttttaatttaaaatcacgaaaatagtttttttcttaaatttcgtatcaagttaaattaagtcatttttttaaacGGTGAAAGCAAGTATTATCACGGATTATGATGGGATGAATGAAATTCTTTTGTTCCCAATTATAGATTTTGAGCTTAATCTCGAAGATGATAGTTTTATAATAATGAGCGATTTTATCTTGAATAAATTTTAACAACATAAATCTGAATTAATCAAGAAAACTTTAGTTGTCACAGGATATGTTGTTCCATTTTCACATTTCTTGGATTAAatgattttgcaaaaaaaaaaaaaaatcttgaaaaataaggaggttCTATTGAAGGAAGAATTATTTGTCATGATCATCCAACTACTTTTTTTATGACACAACAATAAATTCGATATAATCCCATTCAATAAGAGTACAAACACTTTGTAATTCACCATCATGAACCTCAAAATGATTTATCTTATCACTTATATTAGGGATATGGTGAGGTTTGGAGTTGAAGTGATCATGAAACAGTTCTCCACCACACATACAATGTAATAACCCATATAATATAAGAGGGACAATTAAGGCCCCCTTTGATCATGAAA is from Capsicum annuum cultivar UCD-10X-F1 chromosome 5, UCD10Xv1.1, whole genome shotgun sequence and encodes:
- the LOC124898767 gene encoding kirola-like, which translates into the protein MNYGFNKYNFSIHIQIVIVTASLLLLFAKRRMGLRGKLVAHLEVKCGGELFHDHFNTKPHHIPNISDKINHFGVHEGELGSVGTIIEWRFKYDGGERVAKQVVDHIDKEKKRISFKFVGGDFVDLYKEFKTTLDVEENWISWTFEYEKQNEDVPEPITLLGIAIDVMKDIDSHHHNK